A genomic stretch from Mycobacterium paraterrae includes:
- a CDS encoding cytochrome P450, whose translation MEGQLRDAAVSDDKPAGYIRDPYPFFAEKRSGAGVFHGTVVDYSKTPESLRPKDPFAAMSFEAVNTAFRAAEVFSSGYYDNTIGLFIGPSILAMAGTTHRKHRNLVSAAFRSKALAHWEPDIVRPICDALIDEFVDAGNADLVRDFTFEFPTRVIATLLGLPAEDLPEFRRRAVQLINYTVKYERAFEASAALKDYFLEQIDRRRTKPTEDIIGDLVSAEIDGEKLSDEAIYSFLRLLLPAGLETTYRSSGNLLFLLLTHTEQFAAVRADRTLIAPAIEEGLRFETPLTTVQRFTTEDTVLQGVTIPKGAAVDLCIGSANRDQNRWDRAEEFDIFRKPLPHISFAAGEHTCLGLHLARMETRVALECLLNRLTDIELLTDDDPHIYGQPFRSPTALPVTFTPLS comes from the coding sequence GTGGAAGGTCAACTTCGAGACGCCGCCGTCAGCGATGACAAACCGGCCGGATACATCCGCGACCCCTATCCTTTCTTCGCCGAGAAACGAAGCGGCGCCGGAGTGTTTCACGGCACGGTCGTCGACTACTCCAAGACGCCGGAGTCACTGCGTCCAAAAGATCCGTTCGCGGCGATGTCCTTCGAGGCCGTCAACACCGCCTTTCGCGCCGCCGAGGTATTCAGTTCGGGCTACTACGACAACACCATCGGCTTGTTCATCGGTCCGTCCATTCTGGCGATGGCGGGCACAACCCACCGCAAGCACCGGAACCTGGTCTCCGCGGCGTTCAGGTCCAAGGCGCTCGCACACTGGGAACCCGATATCGTGCGTCCGATCTGCGACGCACTGATCGACGAGTTCGTCGACGCCGGAAACGCTGATTTGGTCCGCGATTTCACCTTCGAGTTCCCGACGCGGGTAATTGCCACGCTTCTCGGCCTGCCCGCCGAAGACCTGCCGGAATTTCGCAGGCGCGCGGTGCAATTGATCAACTACACGGTCAAATACGAGCGTGCATTCGAAGCCTCTGCCGCACTCAAGGATTACTTCCTCGAGCAGATCGACCGTCGGCGGACGAAACCCACCGAAGACATCATCGGCGACCTGGTGAGCGCCGAGATCGACGGCGAAAAGCTCAGCGATGAAGCCATCTACTCGTTTCTGCGGCTGCTGCTTCCTGCCGGCCTGGAAACCACCTACCGCTCCTCGGGCAACCTGTTGTTCCTGTTGCTCACCCATACCGAGCAGTTCGCCGCGGTCCGCGCGGACCGGACATTGATCGCACCGGCAATCGAAGAGGGGCTGCGCTTCGAGACACCGCTGACAACCGTTCAGCGATTCACGACAGAAGACACTGTATTGCAGGGCGTTACGATACCCAAGGGGGCGGCGGTCGACCTATGCATCGGCTCAGCGAATCGTGACCAGAATCGGTGGGATCGCGCCGAGGAATTCGACATCTTCCGAAAGCCGTTACCGCACATCTCCTTCGCCGCCGGCGAACATACCTGTCTAGGTTTGCACCTCGCGCGCATGGAGACGCGGGTCGCGTTGGAGTGCCTGCTGAACCGCCTCACCGACATCGAATTGCTCACCGACGACGACCCGCACATCTATGGCCAGCCGTTCCGCTCGCCGACCGCACTTCCGGTGACCTTCACACCGCTGAGCTAG
- a CDS encoding thiolase family protein, with amino-acid sequence MTYQDRDAVIVGAVRTPVGKGKASGALHGVLPADLLAHSLRELVTRTGVDPAEIDDVIAGAVTQVGDQAVNIARNALLGAGFPESVPGTTIDRQCGSSQQAISFAAQGVLAGAYDIVVAAGVESMSRVPMGTSVLPGSNPFGEGMNDRYPEGLVPQGISAELIASRWGFSRADLDEFSAGSHEKAARATKEGLFDTELAPIAGLSTDEIIRPGTTVETLAGLKPAFYDPAVEQRFPQINWEITPGNSSPLSDGSAAVLITSGAAAKKLGLRPLARIHTTTVVGSDPLYMLTGVIPATEKVLHRAGLKLSDIDLFEVNEAFAPVVLAWAKDTGADLAKTNVNGGAIAIGHPLGASGARIMTTLVNALEQRGGRYGLQTMCEGGGMANATIIERLD; translated from the coding sequence ATGACATATCAGGATCGCGACGCCGTCATCGTGGGTGCGGTACGTACGCCCGTCGGCAAAGGCAAGGCGAGCGGCGCCCTGCACGGCGTCCTGCCGGCAGACCTGTTGGCGCACAGTCTGCGGGAATTGGTGACGCGTACGGGCGTCGACCCGGCCGAGATCGACGACGTCATCGCAGGCGCGGTGACCCAGGTGGGTGACCAGGCCGTCAACATCGCGCGCAACGCTCTGCTGGGCGCGGGCTTCCCCGAGTCGGTCCCGGGTACGACCATTGACCGCCAGTGCGGCAGCAGCCAGCAGGCGATCAGCTTTGCCGCCCAGGGTGTGTTGGCCGGCGCGTACGACATCGTCGTGGCGGCCGGGGTGGAATCCATGAGCCGCGTGCCGATGGGGACGTCGGTTCTCCCGGGCAGCAACCCCTTCGGTGAGGGCATGAACGACCGTTACCCCGAAGGACTTGTGCCGCAGGGCATCAGCGCCGAACTCATCGCATCGCGGTGGGGTTTCTCGCGAGCCGACCTGGACGAGTTCTCCGCAGGTAGCCATGAAAAGGCTGCCCGCGCGACGAAAGAGGGACTGTTCGACACCGAGCTGGCGCCGATCGCGGGTCTCAGCACCGACGAGATCATCCGTCCCGGCACCACGGTCGAGACGCTGGCCGGCCTCAAGCCTGCTTTCTACGACCCGGCGGTGGAACAGCGGTTCCCCCAGATTAATTGGGAAATCACCCCGGGAAACTCGTCGCCGCTGTCGGACGGTAGCGCCGCGGTGTTGATCACCAGCGGTGCGGCCGCCAAGAAGCTCGGCTTGCGACCGCTGGCCCGTATCCACACCACGACCGTGGTGGGGTCCGACCCGCTGTACATGCTGACCGGCGTCATCCCGGCTACCGAGAAGGTGCTACACCGCGCCGGCCTGAAGCTGTCCGACATCGATCTGTTCGAGGTCAACGAGGCGTTTGCTCCGGTGGTGCTGGCGTGGGCCAAGGACACCGGCGCCGACCTGGCCAAGACCAACGTCAACGGCGGTGCGATTGCCATCGGACATCCATTGGGCGCCAGCGGTGCTCGCATCATGACCACACTCGTCAACGCGCTTGAACAGCGCGGCGGACGGTACGGATTGCAGACGATGTGTGAGGGCGGCGGGATGGCCAACGCCACCATCATCGAGCGACTCGACTAA
- a CDS encoding enoyl-CoA hydratase codes for MSATEDRVAGAGQDEAVIYDVTSTGVAVLTLNRPDRLNTWGGDIATAFYAGLERAEDDPDVRVIVLTGRGKAFCAGARLGSMGSVTQSIGDTDGGRLASLIGDRQPYHLTTLCKPVVAAINGSCVGIGLTQALMCDIRFAAAGAKFAASFARRGLIAEYGVSWILPRLTGWGVALDLLLSGRTFLAEEAAELGLVKEVVPPEQLMARVMAYAEDIAQNCSPASMAIIKRQAYGDATREVADSNARSEVLLQESLKRPDVIEGITSFLDKRPPSFTGLRATDESCGTGKG; via the coding sequence ATGAGCGCCACCGAAGACCGCGTCGCCGGAGCCGGCCAGGACGAGGCCGTGATCTACGACGTCACCTCGACCGGAGTCGCGGTCCTGACGCTGAATCGACCCGATCGGCTCAACACCTGGGGTGGTGACATCGCGACCGCGTTCTACGCCGGTCTCGAGCGCGCCGAAGACGATCCGGACGTGCGGGTGATCGTGCTGACCGGCCGGGGCAAGGCCTTCTGCGCCGGTGCGCGGCTGGGGTCGATGGGCAGCGTCACGCAGTCGATCGGGGACACCGACGGGGGCAGGTTGGCCAGCCTGATCGGGGACCGGCAGCCCTATCATCTGACCACGCTATGCAAGCCGGTCGTCGCGGCCATCAACGGTTCGTGTGTCGGTATCGGTCTCACACAAGCTCTGATGTGCGACATCCGATTCGCCGCTGCCGGTGCGAAATTCGCGGCGTCGTTCGCCCGGCGCGGTCTGATCGCGGAGTATGGCGTCTCGTGGATTCTGCCGCGGCTGACCGGCTGGGGTGTTGCGCTCGATCTCCTCTTGAGCGGGCGCACCTTTCTCGCCGAGGAGGCGGCAGAGCTCGGTCTGGTCAAAGAGGTGGTGCCGCCAGAACAGCTGATGGCGCGCGTGATGGCCTACGCCGAGGACATCGCCCAAAATTGTTCTCCCGCATCGATGGCGATCATCAAGCGGCAGGCCTACGGCGACGCGACGCGCGAGGTTGCCGACTCCAACGCGCGGTCGGAGGTCCTGCTGCAGGAGTCACTGAAGCGTCCCGACGTGATCGAAGGGATCACCAGCTTCCTCGACAAGCGGCCGCCTAGCTTCACCGGCCTGCGCGCGACCGACGAATCTTGTGGTACCGGAAAGGGATGA
- a CDS encoding STAS domain-containing protein translates to MLLTSYVVIREYAVVVSFSGEIDMAVSEAFRSDLMKALDAASAIQPTPLLIVNLHAVSFLSSSGFSELLRVQREAVSRGLVLGLITSHTVQRLMKRIRLDEVLRPFSTLEDAVSVLTGLAS, encoded by the coding sequence ATGCTTCTCACCTCATATGTCGTAATCCGTGAATACGCCGTTGTCGTCAGCTTTAGCGGCGAGATCGACATGGCCGTCTCCGAAGCGTTCCGATCCGACCTGATGAAGGCGCTAGACGCGGCGTCGGCGATTCAGCCCACACCGCTGCTCATAGTCAACCTGCACGCCGTTTCGTTCTTGAGTAGCTCGGGTTTCAGCGAGCTTCTGCGAGTCCAGCGCGAAGCGGTCAGCCGAGGACTCGTCCTCGGCCTCATCACGAGTCACACGGTGCAACGTCTGATGAAGCGAATTCGGTTGGACGAGGTGTTGAGACCATTCTCGACGTTGGAGGATGCCGTGAGCGTTTTAACAGGTCTCGCAAGCTGA
- a CDS encoding amidohydrolase family protein produces MGTLNYKAIDVDNHYYEPLDAFTRHLDKKFRRRGVQIFQDGKHSQAVIGDRVNRFIPNPTFDPIIVPGCLDLLFRGEIPEGVDPASLMKVERLEQHPEYQNRDARIAVLDAQGIETAFMLPTFACGVEEALKNDVEATMASVHAFNLWLDEDWGFDRSDHRIISAPIISLADPKAALDEVEFVLARGAKLILVRPAPVPGVVKPRSLGDPLHDPVWAALAEAGVPVGFHLSDSGYLQVAGMWGGKSTFEAFGGSDPLDQILVDDRAIHDTMASMIAHGVFTRHPHLKAVSIENGSYFVHRLIKRLRKVANNHPRLFPKDPVEQLRTNVWIAPYYEDDLTELASVIGVEKILFGSDWPHGEGLADPVSFTEELSGFSDVDIRKIMRDNALDLLGVKVGASA; encoded by the coding sequence ATGGGCACGCTGAACTACAAGGCGATCGACGTCGACAATCATTACTACGAACCGCTGGACGCGTTCACCCGGCATCTCGACAAGAAATTTCGTAGACGCGGCGTCCAGATCTTCCAAGACGGCAAGCACTCTCAAGCGGTCATCGGCGACCGCGTGAACCGCTTCATACCCAACCCGACCTTCGACCCCATCATTGTGCCGGGATGTCTGGACCTGCTGTTCCGCGGTGAGATCCCGGAGGGCGTCGATCCCGCATCGCTGATGAAGGTCGAGCGGCTCGAGCAGCATCCCGAATACCAGAACCGCGATGCGCGGATCGCCGTCCTTGACGCGCAAGGCATCGAAACCGCCTTCATGTTGCCGACATTCGCGTGCGGCGTCGAGGAGGCTCTGAAAAACGACGTGGAAGCGACGATGGCTTCCGTGCACGCCTTCAACCTTTGGCTCGACGAAGATTGGGGCTTCGACAGGTCCGACCACCGAATCATCTCCGCGCCGATCATTTCGCTGGCTGATCCAAAGGCTGCCCTCGACGAAGTCGAGTTCGTCCTCGCGCGCGGGGCGAAGCTGATTCTGGTGCGGCCGGCGCCGGTGCCCGGTGTCGTCAAGCCGCGGTCACTGGGCGACCCACTGCACGATCCGGTATGGGCCGCACTGGCCGAGGCCGGAGTGCCGGTGGGCTTCCACCTCAGCGACTCCGGCTACCTTCAGGTCGCCGGAATGTGGGGCGGGAAATCGACTTTCGAGGCGTTCGGGGGGTCGGACCCGCTGGATCAGATCCTTGTCGACGACCGCGCCATCCACGACACGATGGCGTCGATGATCGCCCACGGCGTGTTCACCCGCCACCCGCACCTCAAAGCCGTAAGCATCGAGAACGGCTCGTATTTCGTGCACCGGCTGATCAAGCGGCTGAGGAAGGTCGCCAACAACCATCCTCGGCTCTTCCCGAAGGATCCGGTCGAGCAACTGCGCACCAACGTCTGGATCGCCCCCTACTACGAGGACGACCTCACGGAGCTCGCGTCGGTGATCGGTGTCGAGAAGATCCTGTTCGGTTCGGACTGGCCACACGGCGAAGGCCTGGCCGACCCTGTGTCGTTCACCGAAGAACTGTCCGGTTTCAGCGACGTGGACATCCGAAAGATCATGCGCGACAACGCGTTGGATCTGCTGGGTGTCAAGGTTGGCGCGTCGGCGTGA
- a CDS encoding winged helix-turn-helix transcriptional regulator yields MPLLQGVLADRDAWSAVGECAIEKTMSALGTKSAMLIMREAYYGTTRFDDFAHRVGITKAAAAARLSELVDLGLMTRRPYREPGQRTRDEYILTESGIDFMPVVWAMFQWGQRHLPGRHRLRLTHLDCGADAVVEMRCTEGHPIPPDELGVELTKRSRRDN; encoded by the coding sequence GTGCCACTCCTACAAGGTGTGTTGGCCGACCGCGATGCGTGGTCCGCGGTCGGCGAATGCGCGATCGAAAAGACCATGTCCGCGCTCGGCACCAAATCCGCGATGCTGATCATGCGCGAGGCGTATTACGGCACCACCCGGTTCGACGACTTCGCCCACCGCGTCGGAATCACGAAGGCCGCCGCGGCGGCGCGACTGTCCGAACTGGTCGATCTCGGGCTGATGACACGGCGGCCATACCGCGAGCCGGGTCAGCGGACCCGCGACGAATACATCCTCACCGAGTCGGGCATCGATTTCATGCCGGTGGTCTGGGCGATGTTCCAGTGGGGCCAGCGGCACTTGCCGGGCCGTCACCGACTGCGGCTCACCCATCTGGATTGCGGCGCCGACGCGGTCGTCGAGATGCGCTGCACCGAAGGGCATCCAATTCCGCCTGACGAACTCGGCGTCGAACTGACGAAGCGGAGTCGCCGCGACAACTGA
- a CDS encoding acyl-CoA dehydrogenase family protein has product MDRYELRRLDYSLSEDHQALQSAYKDFFKTHCSIETVRAAEESGFDKSLWERLCGMGATTMALPDDVGGDGATLVDLTLVAEEIGRSLAPVPWIDHVCAARLLARLGAAEPEVVSGKHIVGLDPQHDNAQGVRLIPSGSVADQIIVRDGEDVVRLTFDTRPTKVDNIGRLPMAWVDPSAADSRVVLASGPDALAEYQRALDEWRVLTAAALVGLVEETMTIAAEFAKTRYTLGVPISTLQGISHPLANIAITVQGGRNLARRAAWFLDNEPDERPELAPAALVFMAEEASRAATMAVHVQGGLGVSAEAAATAYLVRARGWALAGGDPGASAKYIGELVSARESR; this is encoded by the coding sequence ATGGACCGCTACGAACTTCGCAGACTCGACTACAGCCTGAGTGAGGACCATCAGGCGTTACAGTCGGCCTACAAGGACTTCTTCAAGACGCACTGCTCCATCGAAACCGTCCGCGCGGCAGAGGAATCAGGCTTCGACAAGAGCCTCTGGGAGCGACTCTGCGGGATGGGCGCGACGACGATGGCGCTGCCCGACGACGTCGGGGGAGACGGTGCGACGCTGGTCGACCTGACATTGGTCGCCGAAGAAATCGGTCGCTCGCTTGCGCCGGTCCCATGGATCGACCACGTCTGCGCGGCGCGGCTCCTCGCCCGGCTTGGCGCCGCGGAACCCGAGGTGGTCAGCGGCAAGCACATCGTCGGCCTCGACCCTCAGCACGATAACGCTCAGGGCGTCCGGCTCATCCCCAGCGGGTCTGTCGCCGATCAGATCATCGTTCGCGACGGCGAAGACGTGGTGCGGCTGACGTTCGATACTCGACCGACCAAGGTCGACAACATCGGTCGGCTCCCGATGGCCTGGGTTGACCCTTCTGCGGCCGATTCCCGCGTTGTGCTGGCAAGTGGACCCGACGCACTCGCCGAATATCAACGCGCACTGGATGAATGGCGCGTGTTGACCGCCGCAGCACTCGTCGGCCTGGTGGAAGAAACGATGACGATCGCCGCGGAGTTCGCCAAGACTCGCTACACGCTGGGTGTTCCCATCTCGACGCTGCAGGGCATCTCGCACCCGCTGGCCAACATCGCGATCACCGTGCAAGGCGGCCGCAACCTCGCGAGGCGGGCTGCGTGGTTCCTCGACAACGAACCCGACGAGCGTCCCGAACTGGCGCCTGCGGCACTCGTTTTCATGGCCGAGGAAGCCTCGAGGGCCGCGACGATGGCGGTGCACGTGCAAGGGGGATTGGGCGTTTCGGCCGAGGCCGCCGCGACCGCATACCTGGTACGAGCCCGCGGTTGGGCGCTGGCCGGCGGGGATCCGGGCGCCAGCGCAAAATATATCGGCGAGCTCGTCTCCGCTCGCGAAAGCCGCTGA
- a CDS encoding acyl-CoA dehydrogenase family protein, producing the protein MDFSRVVLADDDQRFLDEARDFLKTHVTDEVRRRDRETGDNFDEDVHLALGAAGYLEREWKAASDGGFSRVQRRIWELEKRRAHVPWVTWGTTAMVAHSVAKFGSSELQAEVMPRVFSGEVRLCLGYTEPEGGSDIATCKTRAVRDGDSWVINGSKMFTTGAHNCQYVFLITNTDPEAPKHKSLTMFLVPLDSPGIEIQGIRTVDGDRTNIVYYSDVRVDDKYRLGDVNAGWTVLREPLNTEHGAVAAAPDGLQDVSIMMHQAGFMTHALDKAAAKAAVRDRNGHRLIDDESVAYRLGRSAARIEAALSAPSIFGRVAIAQTMRDVSPDLMDLLGTASTLPLGTDGAADDGASEYVYRFAPLVGIYGGTLEVFRNMIAQYALGLGKPNYSAPKKVS; encoded by the coding sequence GTGGATTTCTCACGAGTTGTCCTCGCCGACGACGATCAGAGGTTCCTCGACGAGGCTCGCGACTTTCTCAAGACGCACGTGACCGACGAGGTCAGGCGGCGCGACCGGGAAACCGGCGACAACTTCGACGAGGATGTGCATCTGGCCCTCGGTGCCGCGGGTTACCTCGAACGCGAGTGGAAAGCAGCCAGCGATGGCGGCTTTTCCCGCGTGCAGCGGCGTATCTGGGAACTGGAGAAGCGCCGGGCGCATGTGCCGTGGGTGACCTGGGGAACCACCGCGATGGTGGCGCATTCGGTGGCGAAGTTCGGTTCATCCGAACTGCAGGCCGAGGTGATGCCCAGGGTCTTCAGCGGCGAGGTCCGGTTGTGCCTTGGATATACCGAACCCGAAGGCGGCTCCGATATCGCTACGTGCAAGACCCGTGCGGTGCGTGACGGCGACAGTTGGGTGATCAACGGCTCCAAGATGTTCACCACCGGCGCGCACAACTGTCAGTACGTCTTCCTGATCACCAATACCGATCCCGAGGCGCCAAAGCACAAGAGCCTGACGATGTTCCTGGTGCCACTGGATTCCCCTGGAATTGAGATCCAGGGCATCCGCACCGTCGACGGCGACCGGACGAACATCGTCTATTACAGCGATGTTCGCGTCGACGACAAATACCGGCTCGGTGACGTGAACGCGGGCTGGACCGTACTGCGCGAGCCGCTCAACACCGAGCACGGCGCCGTCGCCGCCGCGCCGGATGGGCTGCAGGACGTCTCGATCATGATGCATCAGGCCGGCTTCATGACCCATGCCCTGGACAAGGCCGCCGCGAAGGCGGCCGTGCGAGACCGCAACGGGCACCGGCTGATTGACGACGAGTCGGTGGCATACCGGTTGGGTCGCAGTGCCGCACGGATCGAGGCGGCGCTCAGCGCACCGAGCATCTTCGGCCGGGTGGCGATCGCGCAGACCATGCGCGATGTGTCACCGGATCTGATGGATCTGCTCGGCACCGCGTCCACACTGCCGCTGGGCACAGATGGCGCGGCCGACGACGGCGCCTCGGAGTACGTGTATCGCTTCGCGCCGCTGGTCGGCATCTACGGAGGCACCCTGGAGGTGTTCCGCAACATGATCGCGCAGTATGCCCTCGGCCTGGGCAAGCCGAATTATTCGGCGCCCAAGAAGGTCTCGTAG
- a CDS encoding amidohydrolase family protein — protein sequence MSTPRVIDCLVNVHFGETEKQPTWMVKVRDDYFKGPDSMFAPVDLSALIDEMDEHGVQKAVLMDNLAKPSVTARKFVEAKPDRFALAIGGVNLLRPMPALRELNAVVNDLPVAYAVVGPSFWGDGMYPPSDAVYYPLYTKCADIGLPLCVNTGLPGPPIPGEVQNPIHLDRVCVRFPELKLCMIHGADPWWDVAIRLLIKYSNLRLMTSAWSPKRLPDSLLHYMRTRGPDKVIYASDWPVLKMRRVIPEAQALDLPADVLEKYLYTNAHTFFFEGDEEH from the coding sequence ATGAGCACACCCCGAGTGATCGACTGCCTGGTCAACGTCCACTTCGGCGAAACCGAAAAGCAGCCGACCTGGATGGTCAAAGTACGCGACGACTACTTCAAGGGACCGGACTCGATGTTCGCGCCGGTCGACCTGTCGGCGCTGATCGACGAAATGGACGAGCACGGTGTGCAAAAGGCTGTGCTGATGGACAATCTCGCGAAGCCGTCGGTGACCGCCCGCAAGTTCGTCGAGGCGAAACCGGATCGATTCGCGCTGGCGATCGGCGGCGTCAACCTGCTTCGGCCGATGCCGGCGCTGCGCGAACTCAACGCGGTGGTCAACGACCTTCCGGTCGCGTACGCCGTTGTGGGCCCGAGCTTTTGGGGCGACGGCATGTACCCGCCAAGCGACGCGGTCTACTATCCGCTGTACACCAAGTGCGCCGACATCGGCCTGCCCCTGTGCGTCAATACCGGCCTCCCGGGCCCACCGATCCCCGGCGAAGTGCAGAATCCGATTCACCTCGACCGGGTCTGCGTAAGGTTCCCGGAGTTGAAGTTGTGCATGATTCACGGTGCAGATCCTTGGTGGGACGTCGCCATCCGGCTGCTCATCAAATACTCGAACCTGCGATTGATGACGTCGGCGTGGTCACCCAAGCGGCTGCCCGACAGTCTGCTGCACTACATGCGAACCCGTGGCCCCGACAAGGTGATCTACGCCTCGGACTGGCCGGTGCTCAAGATGCGCCGCGTGATCCCCGAAGCGCAGGCGCTGGATTTGCCGGCCGACGTTCTGGAGAAATACCTCTACACCAACGCGCACACCTTCTTTTTCGAGGGCGACGAGGAGCACTGA
- a CDS encoding acyl-CoA synthetase: MSEWTIGAVLDVIAEVIPNREITVCGDRRRTFAETAERSRRLANYLAANGFGARQERAALQNWECGQDRIALIMHNDLYVDMVVGCLKARTVPVNVNYHYTAREVRDLLGYVRPRAVIYHRSLGVTFADALPPDSVELLISVDDGSDTTELAGAVTLDDAVSRGDVDQNIEACPDDLLMICTGGTTGRPKGVLWRQSDIYVSSMVGADHAGPEEIRDKVTRNTGSTWFAVSPLMHAAGMWTAFSAIMAGLTVVLYDTSKRLDPRSVWQTAEREKVAMMTMVGDAYAAPLVAELRRGDYDLSSLAMIGTGGAATNPKHQAALMELLPQLTLINGYGSSETGNMGFGHNRCDTRSDTFTLREGGLVLSEDYTHFATPGDGEVGWAAREGRIPLGYFDDPDATQKTFPVVEGKRVVISGDRAALEADGTLRLYGRDSLVVNTGGEKVFVEEVEQVLRAHPDVTDALVVGRPSERWGEEVVALVQLRSDAAPESLPDHCGTHLAGFKVPKEFIVVDHVRRLGNGKADYRWAKRKATEKAPMST; encoded by the coding sequence ATGAGCGAGTGGACCATCGGTGCGGTCCTGGATGTGATCGCCGAGGTGATTCCCAACCGGGAGATCACCGTATGTGGTGATCGCCGCAGGACCTTCGCCGAGACCGCGGAGCGCAGCCGCCGACTTGCGAACTACCTGGCGGCAAACGGATTCGGCGCTCGTCAGGAACGCGCGGCGCTGCAAAACTGGGAATGCGGTCAGGACCGGATCGCGCTGATCATGCACAACGATCTTTACGTCGACATGGTCGTTGGCTGTCTCAAGGCGCGCACCGTCCCGGTGAATGTGAACTACCACTACACCGCGCGGGAAGTTCGCGACTTACTGGGTTACGTGCGGCCCCGCGCGGTGATCTATCACAGGTCGCTCGGCGTGACGTTTGCCGATGCCCTACCGCCCGACAGCGTCGAGTTGCTGATCTCCGTGGACGACGGAAGTGACACAACGGAATTGGCCGGCGCGGTGACCCTGGACGATGCCGTGTCGCGCGGCGACGTCGACCAGAACATCGAGGCGTGTCCCGACGACCTGTTGATGATCTGCACCGGCGGCACCACCGGCCGCCCCAAAGGCGTCCTGTGGCGGCAGTCCGACATCTACGTGTCGTCGATGGTGGGTGCCGATCATGCCGGGCCCGAGGAGATCCGCGACAAAGTGACCCGCAACACCGGCTCTACGTGGTTTGCGGTCTCGCCGCTCATGCACGCCGCCGGCATGTGGACGGCGTTCTCGGCGATCATGGCCGGCCTGACCGTCGTGCTCTACGACACCAGCAAGCGGCTCGACCCCCGATCGGTGTGGCAGACGGCCGAGCGCGAGAAAGTGGCGATGATGACCATGGTCGGCGACGCGTACGCTGCGCCTCTGGTCGCGGAGTTGCGCCGAGGCGATTACGACCTGTCGTCGCTCGCGATGATCGGTACCGGCGGTGCAGCAACCAATCCCAAGCATCAAGCGGCGCTGATGGAGCTGCTTCCGCAACTCACGCTGATCAACGGCTACGGCTCGTCCGAAACCGGAAACATGGGATTCGGACATAATCGCTGCGACACTCGGAGCGACACCTTCACGTTGCGCGAGGGTGGTCTGGTGTTGTCCGAGGACTACACGCATTTCGCAACACCAGGCGACGGCGAGGTGGGCTGGGCGGCCCGCGAAGGCCGAATCCCGCTCGGGTACTTCGACGATCCCGATGCCACCCAGAAGACCTTTCCGGTGGTCGAAGGCAAGCGGGTGGTGATCTCGGGCGATCGCGCCGCGCTCGAGGCGGACGGGACACTCCGGCTGTACGGGCGCGACTCGCTGGTGGTCAACACCGGCGGCGAGAAGGTGTTCGTCGAGGAAGTCGAGCAGGTGCTTCGCGCGCACCCGGATGTCACCGATGCATTGGTGGTCGGCCGACCGAGCGAACGGTGGGGCGAGGAGGTAGTTGCTCTGGTCCAGCTGCGTTCGGACGCGGCGCCGGAGTCACTGCCGGACCACTGCGGCACCCACTTGGCCGGGTTCAAGGTGCCCAAGGAGTTCATCGTCGTCGACCACGTTCGCCGTCTGGGCAACGGCAAGGCCGACTACCGCTGGGCGAAAAGGAAAGCGACAGAGAAGGCGCCGATGTCGACATGA